Proteins encoded within one genomic window of Bacillus sp. F19:
- a CDS encoding SMI1/KNR4 family protein — translation MKKVINMIDSSSKVPRVSLLELKKTEKELGAIFPDEYKELFLETNGAKFGDWTLFPIPTDEHLEFTI, via the coding sequence ATGAAGAAAGTAATTAACATGATTGATTCAAGTTCGAAAGTGCCAAGAGTGTCGTTGCTTGAATTGAAAAAAACAGAAAAAGAACTTGGTGCTATTTTTCCAGATGAATACAAGGAACTCTTTTTAGAAACGAATGGAGCAAAATTTGGTGATTGGACTTTGTTCCCTATTCCAACAGATGAACATTTAGAATTTACGATTTGA
- a CDS encoding DUF4241 domain-containing protein → MNGDILCYRIRKRFMQEQIYLWNDKTGISDCKASTLSQFIDWYVPRANTNKPKTVGTFTVESGELIVTDPCYQVDDENEMQIILSNVKKGNWTTSISYSNEEVVKSLLVFYGENKPSGKWHDCDKLIGVDSAQAGIFDLEAFGRGDTIQFELKNVNDIEIAEDGLKYYVACCDIVASDAQGGVVPGGAVSMSGYGDGMYEVKVKYNVSKEVVGVMIDFREEE, encoded by the coding sequence ATGAATGGTGATATACTCTGCTACCGTATTAGAAAAAGATTTATGCAGGAACAAATCTATCTCTGGAATGATAAAACTGGAATAAGCGATTGCAAAGCATCAACATTAAGCCAATTTATTGATTGGTATGTACCGAGAGCGAATACTAATAAGCCCAAAACAGTTGGTACTTTTACAGTAGAAAGTGGAGAGTTAATTGTTACTGATCCATGTTATCAGGTGGATGATGAAAATGAGATGCAAATCATACTTTCAAATGTAAAAAAAGGGAATTGGACAACATCCATCTCTTACTCTAATGAAGAAGTGGTTAAAAGTTTACTTGTATTTTATGGAGAAAACAAACCGAGTGGGAAATGGCATGATTGCGATAAACTAATTGGAGTTGACTCTGCACAAGCTGGAATTTTCGATCTGGAAGCATTTGGTAGAGGTGATACTATCCAATTTGAATTGAAAAATGTCAATGACATTGAGATTGCTGAAGATGGATTAAAATATTATGTTGCATGTTGTGATATAGTTGCTTCTGATGCACAGGGCGGAGTTGTTCCAGGTGGTGCGGTTTCAATGTCTGGTTATGGTGACGGAATGTACGAAGTGAAAGTAAAATATAACGTTTCTAAAGAGGTTGTTGGAGTGATGATTGACTTTAGAGAAGAGGAATAA
- a CDS encoding transthyretin-like family protein, with protein MRMSRLKTVTLSLTLLASLLVPNITSNAELKAEASSSKESEKPLDGVKMVVEPIKNEKKKNTTNQAVIKLSSSANSAKYRVHLQAKGDVELQGLTKYEIEGSAPGEEVQKQFSYIVNGEGAGSIEANVEVLDTQGIVIAVKRSKIDVLATEAGVLQGNSGLFALQLQELETKRTSGNLDKEEYETAKRDLFRQGAKINVEEQQRLTATSDVTVSGKILWTDGSGNTHPAVGVPVEILDEDDISDDLITTVKTDNNGNYKATFENDTGFFEEGYDLFVRIKAEGEDFSVEPDGWFEDVYQMETNPKQDVENGSSHTMDFTLNNTSDNQTAFGIHQSMLMATKYVREVNGEALDDLTVYFPTSDDTSNYDGDINLLQLDRFDWDVIHHEFGHHVTDSLDIEDSPGGSHSSGENLADRIGKDDGVHLAWGEGWPTYFAISLQKEMNGSSLGLSNVGDTHYQDTEDSSLVYDLEAQDSSSLGEDNELSVQRVLWDLYDSNSDHGDNGVVFGDKNIWETLKNAESVTLSEAIQAFYEGRSIAEIINIGSILTEHKIASEPTKPADGHVFTFNQSQIPVFNWDVNGKSKEFPNNSFVIEFYNSTLGKKIFSSKELNTDSYQPTAEEWKQILDGTSDRTIRWAVRAKQTAGHLTGPYISYSRQIMKNHAPDVKNAKPNPSRLWPVDGRMVPIKIEGVVDPDRDPVTIKIKSIKIDEPAKGTDIGGIGTDTARVRATRNGNGDGREYHITFTAADDKGGVSTGKVIVYVPHDQGK; from the coding sequence ATGAGGATGTCACGTTTGAAAACTGTCACGTTGAGTCTAACATTACTTGCTAGTTTGCTAGTTCCGAATATAACTTCAAATGCTGAACTGAAAGCAGAAGCTTCAAGTTCTAAAGAATCAGAAAAACCATTAGATGGCGTAAAAATGGTCGTAGAACCGATAAAAAATGAAAAGAAGAAAAATACAACTAATCAAGCGGTGATCAAGCTGAGTTCATCTGCAAATTCGGCGAAATACCGTGTCCATTTGCAAGCCAAAGGAGATGTGGAACTTCAGGGATTAACAAAATATGAAATCGAAGGTTCTGCACCAGGAGAAGAGGTGCAAAAGCAATTCTCTTACATAGTGAACGGAGAAGGAGCAGGATCGATCGAAGCAAACGTAGAGGTATTAGATACCCAAGGTATTGTGATAGCAGTAAAGCGCTCTAAGATTGACGTATTAGCAACGGAGGCAGGTGTTCTACAGGGGAACAGCGGCCTTTTTGCCTTGCAACTGCAAGAGTTAGAAACAAAGAGAACGTCTGGAAATTTGGACAAGGAAGAATATGAAACTGCGAAAAGGGATTTATTCCGCCAGGGCGCCAAAATAAATGTAGAGGAACAACAACGATTGACAGCAACGAGTGATGTCACCGTATCGGGTAAAATACTTTGGACAGATGGTTCTGGGAATACCCATCCAGCAGTAGGTGTTCCGGTGGAGATACTGGACGAGGACGATATCAGTGATGATCTCATTACAACCGTAAAAACAGATAATAACGGGAATTACAAGGCTACATTCGAGAATGATACAGGATTTTTCGAAGAAGGATATGACTTATTCGTACGTATCAAAGCAGAAGGCGAAGATTTCTCCGTTGAGCCGGATGGATGGTTTGAAGACGTCTATCAAATGGAAACCAATCCTAAGCAAGATGTGGAAAACGGCAGCAGTCATACCATGGATTTCACCTTAAACAATACTTCCGACAACCAGACTGCATTCGGCATTCATCAATCCATGCTGATGGCGACTAAATATGTAAGGGAAGTCAACGGTGAGGCTTTGGATGATCTTACCGTGTATTTTCCGACAAGCGATGATACCTCAAACTATGATGGCGACATAAACCTGCTCCAACTGGATCGTTTTGACTGGGATGTTATTCATCATGAATTCGGCCATCACGTTACAGACAGCCTAGACATTGAAGACAGCCCTGGAGGCAGCCATTCTTCAGGAGAAAATTTAGCAGATAGAATCGGTAAAGATGATGGAGTCCACCTTGCCTGGGGTGAAGGATGGCCTACTTATTTCGCAATTTCCCTTCAGAAGGAGATGAATGGTTCATCCCTAGGGCTTTCAAATGTGGGAGATACTCATTATCAAGATACTGAAGATAGTTCGCTTGTATATGACCTTGAAGCTCAAGATAGCTCAAGCCTGGGAGAAGACAACGAACTCTCTGTACAACGCGTTCTTTGGGATCTATACGATAGTAATAGTGACCATGGTGACAACGGCGTTGTTTTTGGAGATAAAAACATATGGGAAACATTAAAAAATGCGGAATCTGTTACACTCTCTGAAGCGATCCAAGCTTTTTACGAGGGGCGATCGATAGCTGAGATCATCAACATTGGTTCCATATTAACAGAACACAAGATCGCATCTGAACCAACTAAACCAGCAGACGGTCATGTTTTTACATTTAACCAATCCCAGATCCCTGTTTTCAATTGGGACGTAAATGGAAAAAGTAAAGAGTTTCCGAACAATTCGTTTGTCATAGAGTTTTATAACAGTACATTAGGCAAAAAAATCTTCTCCTCAAAAGAATTGAATACCGATTCCTATCAGCCAACGGCAGAAGAATGGAAACAAATTTTAGACGGGACTTCAGATCGTACAATACGCTGGGCAGTTAGGGCGAAACAAACAGCGGGTCATCTTACAGGTCCATATATAAGCTATAGCCGTCAAATCATGAAGAATCATGCCCCTGATGTAAAAAATGCAAAGCCAAACCCATCTAGACTCTGGCCTGTTGATGGAAGGATGGTCCCGATCAAAATTGAGGGTGTGGTGGACCCAGACCGTGACCCAGTAACGATTAAAATTAAAAGCATAAAGATAGATGAGCCTGCAAAAGGAACTGACATCGGTGGCATCGGAACAGATACGGCAAGAGTTCGTGCAACCCGTAACGGCAACGGAGATGGCCGGGAGTACCATATTACTTTTACCGCCGCAGATGATAAAGGTGGAGTTTCAACGGGAAAAGTAATCGTTTATGTTCCGCACGATCAAGGAAAATAA
- the ileS gene encoding isoleucine--tRNA ligase, whose amino-acid sequence MNSNESKETVVQREEQIRNYWSKENTFKQSVHIRKGKAPFVFYEGPPTANGLPHVGHAFGRTIKDVVARYKTMQGFQVERKAGWDTHGLPVELGVEKQLGISGKHEIERYGVESFINKCKESVFTYEKKWRSFTEELGYWVDMDSPYMTLSNEYIESVWNILSKVHKDRLLYKGHRVSPYCPSCQTSLSSHEVAQGYKDVKDLSATVKFKRLDVEEEYFLGWTTTPWTLPANVALAMNPALTYVRVKKENVVYIIAKSLAEKVLGENANVLSEHSGKEFEGVHYAPPFNYVSVENGHHIVLADYVTEDSGTGIVHIAPAYGEDDYKTVRQNGLSFINVVDQQGRYTADVVELSGRFVKDCDVDIIKMLSEQDTLFHKEKYEHSYPHCWRCDSPLLYYATDSWFIKMSSLKEKMLANNATVAWYPEHIKDGRFGNFLENLVDWNISRNRYWGTPLNVWICSDCHHEEAPGSIEELQKLATTPVTNDIELHKPYIDQVKCTCPKCKSVMHRTPEVIDVWFDSGSMPFAQHHYPFGNNEKFASQFPADVVIEGIDQTRGFFYSLLAVSTLFTGKTPYKNVLSLGHVLDEHGQKMSKSKGNALDPLELISEYGADALRWSFLVDSSPWNPKRFSKKIVQDAKSKLIDTLDNTYKFYAMYSKIDSFVYDGQQTGKRTILDEWILSRLNSTVRLVNGYMDRFQFTQATREIAALVDELSNWYVRRSRNRFWASGLSEDKQAAYSTLFETLTTISRLLAPFVPYMAEDIHLELHKDSVHLQDYPKSNDLMINSELEADMQTILKIVELGRSIRNAKNMKVKQPLQQIIVWRSNGERFLNAYTAIIKDELNVKDVVYTEDISQYESNIFKLNFKTAGAAFGKLVNSIKEYVDHITDNEKKVLLDHGQLQIEVKNQTVILKKEHINVEYIVSSGFEIAGDQQLRVLLDIKLTPQLVEEGQVRELIRAVQDTRKKLDLPVEMYISIKIFATEDIKEKFQRFEGLIKENVLVHHINFGILNDSEQQIEVKFDDDIMKVSLEY is encoded by the coding sequence ATGAACTCTAATGAAAGTAAAGAAACAGTTGTACAGCGTGAGGAACAAATACGTAATTATTGGTCAAAAGAAAATACTTTTAAACAATCTGTTCATATAAGAAAAGGTAAGGCACCTTTTGTTTTTTACGAAGGACCACCAACGGCAAATGGACTGCCCCATGTAGGTCATGCCTTTGGGCGAACGATTAAAGATGTCGTGGCACGGTACAAAACTATGCAGGGCTTTCAAGTGGAAAGAAAAGCCGGCTGGGATACACATGGTCTTCCGGTCGAGCTAGGTGTTGAAAAACAACTCGGTATTTCAGGAAAACATGAAATTGAACGCTATGGTGTAGAGTCGTTTATCAATAAATGCAAGGAGAGCGTATTCACCTATGAGAAGAAATGGCGATCATTTACAGAAGAGTTAGGCTATTGGGTTGATATGGACAGTCCTTATATGACATTAAGCAATGAGTACATTGAAAGTGTCTGGAACATTTTAAGTAAGGTTCATAAGGATCGTCTATTGTATAAAGGTCATCGCGTATCTCCATACTGCCCTAGCTGTCAAACTTCTTTAAGTTCCCATGAGGTAGCACAAGGCTATAAAGATGTAAAAGATTTATCGGCTACAGTAAAATTTAAACGTCTTGATGTGGAAGAAGAATATTTCTTAGGTTGGACAACGACACCTTGGACATTACCTGCAAACGTTGCACTAGCGATGAACCCCGCATTAACGTATGTGCGTGTCAAAAAAGAGAATGTGGTTTATATCATTGCCAAATCATTAGCAGAAAAAGTGCTTGGTGAAAATGCAAATGTCTTAAGTGAACATAGTGGCAAAGAATTTGAAGGAGTACATTATGCCCCACCATTTAATTACGTGTCTGTTGAGAACGGACATCATATCGTATTAGCCGATTATGTAACAGAAGATAGTGGAACAGGTATTGTTCATATTGCTCCTGCTTATGGTGAAGATGATTATAAAACCGTTAGGCAAAATGGTTTATCCTTTATCAATGTTGTTGATCAACAAGGACGTTACACAGCTGACGTTGTAGAGCTTTCAGGAAGATTTGTGAAAGACTGTGATGTTGATATCATTAAAATGCTTTCTGAACAAGACACTCTTTTTCATAAGGAAAAATACGAGCACAGCTACCCACATTGTTGGAGATGTGACTCTCCTTTACTTTACTACGCTACGGATAGCTGGTTTATCAAGATGTCGTCTTTAAAGGAGAAAATGCTTGCGAACAATGCAACTGTTGCTTGGTATCCAGAGCATATTAAAGATGGGCGTTTCGGTAACTTCCTTGAAAATCTGGTTGATTGGAATATAAGTAGAAATCGATACTGGGGAACACCTTTAAATGTTTGGATATGCTCGGATTGTCATCATGAAGAAGCACCTGGCAGTATCGAAGAACTACAAAAATTAGCGACAACACCGGTAACAAACGATATCGAGTTGCATAAGCCCTATATTGACCAAGTAAAGTGTACTTGCCCGAAATGTAAAAGTGTCATGCACCGAACGCCTGAAGTCATTGATGTATGGTTTGATAGTGGATCGATGCCATTTGCACAGCATCACTATCCATTTGGAAATAACGAAAAATTCGCATCACAATTCCCTGCTGATGTCGTCATCGAAGGAATTGACCAAACGAGAGGATTTTTCTACAGCCTACTCGCTGTTTCCACTCTATTTACAGGTAAAACACCGTATAAAAATGTCTTGTCACTTGGACACGTACTTGATGAGCATGGTCAGAAAATGTCTAAAAGTAAAGGAAATGCATTAGATCCTCTTGAACTCATAAGCGAATACGGTGCGGATGCACTTCGCTGGTCCTTCCTAGTCGATAGTTCACCTTGGAATCCGAAACGCTTTTCAAAAAAGATTGTGCAAGATGCAAAATCAAAACTAATTGACACGCTGGATAATACGTATAAGTTTTATGCGATGTACTCGAAAATAGATAGCTTTGTGTATGATGGACAGCAAACAGGTAAGAGAACAATCCTAGATGAATGGATACTTTCACGCCTGAATAGTACAGTCAGACTGGTTAATGGCTATATGGATCGCTTTCAATTTACTCAAGCAACACGCGAAATTGCAGCATTAGTCGATGAATTGAGCAATTGGTATGTACGGCGATCAAGAAATCGATTTTGGGCTTCTGGACTTTCTGAGGATAAACAAGCAGCTTACTCAACATTATTTGAAACGCTTACGACAATCAGTCGCTTATTAGCTCCATTTGTACCCTATATGGCAGAAGATATCCATTTGGAGTTACACAAAGACAGTGTTCATTTACAAGACTATCCAAAATCTAACGATTTAATGATCAATTCTGAGTTAGAGGCCGATATGCAAACCATTTTGAAAATAGTGGAACTCGGTCGTAGTATTCGTAATGCCAAAAACATGAAGGTTAAGCAGCCTTTACAGCAAATAATTGTATGGCGTAGTAACGGAGAACGTTTTTTAAACGCTTATACAGCAATCATTAAAGACGAACTTAATGTTAAAGATGTTGTTTATACAGAGGATATATCACAATATGAATCGAATATTTTTAAATTGAATTTTAAAACAGCAGGTGCTGCATTTGGTAAACTGGTAAACTCGATCAAAGAATATGTTGACCACATAACTGATAATGAGAAGAAGGTATTACTAGATCATGGCCAACTACAAATTGAAGTAAAGAATCAAACGGTAATATTAAAGAAGGAGCATATAAACGTTGAATATATAGTTTCATCTGGCTTTGAAATAGCAGGTGATCAGCAGTTAAGGGTGTTATTAGATATAAAACTCACACCTCAACTAGTGGAGGAAGGTCAAGTCAGAGAATTAATCAGAGCAGTACAAGATACACGAAAAAAATTAGATTTGCCTGTCGAGATGTATATATCGATCAAGATCTTCGCAACAGAGGATATTAAAGAAAAATTTCAACGTTTTGAGGGACTAATTAAAGAAAACGTACTTGTTCATCACATTAACTTTGGAATACTAAATGATTCCGAACAGCAGATTGAAGTGAAATTTGATGATGATATAATGAAGGTTTCGTTGGAATATTAG
- a CDS encoding 4-oxalocrotonate tautomerase family protein, producing MPIINVDCWEVFNEEQKQEWIKELTEVTVNLFNIPPDKVLVLLREVPLSNWGQAGTVASDQDFLAISRITELPIK from the coding sequence ATGCCTATTATTAACGTTGATTGTTGGGAAGTTTTTAATGAAGAACAAAAACAGGAATGGATCAAGGAGCTGACAGAGGTAACGGTTAACTTGTTTAACATCCCTCCAGACAAAGTTTTAGTTCTTTTAAGAGAGGTTCCACTATCGAATTGGGGGCAAGCAGGGACTGTAGCATCCGATCAAGATTTTTTAGCTATAAGCCGCATTACTGAACTGCCAATTAAATAA
- a CDS encoding XRE family transcriptional regulator, protein MPYKFFLKEVLEEIDQSRNSIAVEAKVRPASLYDIYHGKMKRIELESFGRILDTINMFAEKKGIDKRYTIESIVRYEYEGEGVN, encoded by the coding sequence ATGCCGTACAAGTTCTTCTTAAAGGAAGTATTAGAGGAAATCGATCAGTCCAGGAATTCAATCGCAGTTGAAGCGAAGGTCAGACCGGCGTCTTTATACGATATATACCACGGGAAAATGAAGAGGATTGAGCTCGAAAGCTTCGGCCGGATCCTTGATACGATTAACATGTTCGCGGAAAAGAAGGGAATCGATAAGCGCTATACGATCGAAAGCATTGTCCGGTATGAATACGAAGGCGAGGGCGTTAACTGA
- a CDS encoding DUF3231 family protein has protein sequence MSSSNRVPITSSELGNLWMTYQDKTMIMRFLEYFLEHVEKEETRQILQSYYERSAESVEFVKSIFQQEGAVIPVGFTENDVNKGAPKLFDFMYDVMYLHMMAKLGTGLYALYSTMSYRQDIRQFFRRLTTEAQEAYDQATNILLETGVLSRPPFVSMPKEVKFVQDKNYMSGGLNWFSNERSLNTIEISLIHHSIETNLTGMQLMIGFAQVAHDQEVRNHFIKGMELAKKIETSLGEFLRQDYIEPPATHAGKATNSTVAPFSDKLMMYNTSLLSTFGLGSNALGGAFSLRSDLPAKMALLAKNIFDFAKQGGKIMVKNGWMEEPPHVEDRNQLTKK, from the coding sequence ATGAGCAGTTCAAATCGAGTCCCAATTACATCTTCAGAATTAGGAAACTTGTGGATGACGTATCAAGACAAAACAATGATTATGAGATTTCTGGAATACTTTCTTGAACACGTTGAAAAAGAGGAAACACGGCAAATTCTGCAGTCTTATTATGAACGTTCTGCTGAAAGTGTAGAGTTTGTGAAATCTATTTTTCAACAGGAAGGTGCGGTTATTCCAGTTGGGTTTACTGAAAACGACGTGAATAAAGGGGCTCCCAAGTTATTCGATTTTATGTATGATGTCATGTATTTACATATGATGGCTAAATTAGGAACTGGTCTTTACGCGCTCTATTCGACTATGTCTTACCGTCAAGATATAAGACAATTTTTCAGACGTTTAACAACTGAAGCACAAGAGGCATATGACCAAGCGACAAATATTCTTTTAGAAACAGGTGTTCTTTCTCGACCCCCATTTGTTTCGATGCCAAAGGAAGTGAAGTTTGTACAAGATAAAAATTATATGTCCGGGGGGTTGAATTGGTTTAGTAATGAAAGATCCTTAAATACAATTGAGATTTCTCTTATTCATCATTCCATTGAGACAAACCTTACGGGGATGCAATTAATGATCGGATTTGCGCAAGTAGCACATGATCAAGAGGTCCGAAACCATTTTATTAAAGGAATGGAACTAGCAAAGAAAATCGAAACATCGTTAGGTGAATTTTTACGTCAAGATTACATTGAACCACCAGCCACTCATGCCGGAAAAGCAACCAATTCAACCGTTGCTCCTTTTTCCGATAAATTGATGATGTATAATACCAGTTTGTTAAGTACATTTGGGCTAGGAAGTAATGCACTTGGCGGCGCCTTTAGTTTACGAAGTGATCTGCCGGCGAAAATGGCGCTGCTTGCAAAAAATATTTTTGATTTTGCAAAACAAGGTGGAAAAATTATGGTCAAAAATGGTTGGATGGAAGAACCGCCACACGTTGAGGATCGAAATCAATTGACAAAAAAGTAG
- a CDS encoding small acid-soluble spore protein H gives MNAQRAQEITSSPSMINVTYNGESIYIEHVDEQNGKATIHPLDEPNNKQSVSVTNLKEQ, from the coding sequence ATGAACGCACAACGAGCACAGGAAATTACTTCTTCGCCAAGTATGATTAATGTAACCTATAATGGAGAAAGTATCTACATTGAGCACGTGGATGAACAAAATGGAAAAGCTACAATCCATCCCCTTGATGAACCAAATAATAAACAAAGTGTTTCTGTAACCAACTTAAAAGAACAGTAA